In Acidaminococcus fermentans DSM 20731, one genomic interval encodes:
- the serS gene encoding serine--tRNA ligase gives MLDLKFVRDNTEKVAQALKNRHAKVDLEEFKKLDQERRSLLQEVEADKSQRNTVSAEISQMKRNGEDATEKITAMRALGDKIAEADKKVKDVEARLQAVMLTIPNMPAADVPVGKDDTENPEVRKWGEPTHFDFEPKAHWEIGEKLGILDAERAAKVSGARFYYYKGAGARLERAVYNFMLDQHTRKDGYMEVIPPYIVNTASMTGTGQLPKFHEDMYKVEGQDMYLIPTAEVPLTNYYRGEILNGDDLPIYLTAMTPCFRAEAGSAGRDTRGLIRQHQFHKVEMVKFCKPETSYDELEKLVGNAEDILKALKLPYHVVCLCTGDLGFSAAKCYDVEVWFPEQNKYREISSCSNTEDFQARRANIRFRRDAKSKPEYVHTLNGSGLAVGRTVAAILENYQQADGSVVVPEVLRPYMGCDVITGANS, from the coding sequence ATGTTGGATCTGAAATTTGTCCGGGACAACACGGAAAAGGTTGCCCAGGCTCTGAAAAACCGTCATGCCAAAGTGGATCTGGAAGAATTCAAGAAGCTGGACCAGGAACGGCGTTCCCTGCTCCAGGAAGTGGAAGCGGACAAGAGCCAGCGGAATACGGTGAGCGCTGAAATCAGCCAGATGAAGCGCAATGGGGAAGACGCAACGGAAAAAATCACCGCCATGCGGGCCCTGGGTGACAAGATCGCAGAAGCGGATAAAAAAGTGAAGGATGTGGAAGCCCGGCTCCAGGCTGTGATGCTGACCATCCCCAATATGCCTGCAGCGGATGTGCCGGTGGGCAAGGACGATACGGAAAATCCGGAAGTGCGGAAATGGGGCGAACCCACCCACTTTGATTTCGAACCGAAAGCCCATTGGGAAATCGGGGAAAAACTGGGGATCCTGGATGCGGAACGGGCAGCCAAGGTTTCCGGTGCCCGGTTCTACTATTACAAAGGGGCCGGCGCCCGTCTGGAACGTGCGGTGTACAACTTCATGCTGGACCAGCACACCCGGAAAGACGGCTATATGGAAGTGATCCCGCCCTACATCGTGAACACCGCTTCCATGACCGGTACCGGGCAACTGCCCAAATTCCACGAAGACATGTACAAGGTGGAAGGCCAGGATATGTACCTGATCCCCACTGCGGAAGTGCCTCTGACCAACTATTACCGGGGAGAGATCCTGAACGGGGATGACCTGCCCATCTACCTGACTGCCATGACCCCCTGCTTCCGGGCCGAAGCCGGCAGCGCAGGCCGGGATACCCGGGGCCTGATCCGGCAGCACCAGTTCCACAAAGTGGAAATGGTGAAGTTCTGCAAACCGGAGACCAGCTATGATGAACTGGAAAAACTGGTGGGCAATGCGGAAGACATCCTGAAAGCCCTGAAACTGCCCTACCATGTGGTCTGCCTGTGCACCGGGGATTTGGGCTTTTCTGCCGCCAAATGCTACGATGTGGAAGTCTGGTTCCCGGAACAGAACAAATACCGGGAAATCTCTTCCTGCTCCAATACGGAAGATTTCCAGGCCCGCCGGGCCAACATCCGGTTCCGCCGGGATGCCAAATCCAAACCGGAATACGTCCATACCCTCAACGGCTCCGGTCTGGCAGTAGGCCGTACGGTAGCCGCCATCCTGGAAAACTATCAGCAGGCTGACGGATCCGTGGTGGTGCCGGAAGTGCTCCGTCCCTACATGGGCTGTGACGTGATCACAGGCGCCAACTCCTGA
- a CDS encoding type III PLP-dependent enzyme — protein MNEQSFFQLTQDAVTSLAERYGTPLLVLSLEQVEKNYDILREHIPQLKIHYAMKANPDLHILDLLINKGACFDVASDGEIRTLSQLGVSGDRMIYANPIKLDAGFRACNDAGVYRMTYDSESEIRKIAEHCPGATVLLRLRIDNAKAHVDLNKKFGCPREKALDLMLKAKEAGLDVAGIAFHVGSQTVSADPYFHAMDITRELMAEARARGLSMRVLDIGGGFPIPETGVHYNLTALLDQVAARLREDFSDLEIWAEPGRYMCGTAVNLITRVIGENERNGQNWYFLDDGIYGTFSGVIFDQWDFKLISFKDGKKIPATFAGPSCDSLDIMFRGKMTEPLEVGDLLLVPVCGAYTSASATTFNGFKKARTVIWEEVREELGLDAMSVAV, from the coding sequence ATGAACGAACAAAGTTTTTTCCAATTGACTCAAGATGCTGTCACCAGCCTGGCGGAAAGGTATGGAACTCCTCTTCTGGTACTGTCGCTGGAGCAGGTTGAGAAAAACTATGATATCCTGCGGGAACATATCCCGCAATTGAAAATACATTATGCCATGAAAGCCAATCCGGATCTCCATATCCTGGATCTGCTGATCAACAAGGGAGCCTGCTTCGATGTGGCCAGTGACGGAGAGATCCGGACCCTGAGCCAGCTGGGGGTTTCCGGAGACCGGATGATCTATGCCAACCCCATCAAACTGGATGCCGGGTTCCGGGCCTGCAACGATGCCGGGGTGTACCGGATGACCTACGACAGCGAAAGTGAAATCAGAAAGATTGCGGAACACTGTCCGGGAGCCACGGTGCTGCTGCGGCTGCGGATCGACAATGCCAAGGCCCATGTGGACCTGAACAAGAAATTCGGCTGCCCCCGGGAAAAAGCCCTGGATCTGATGCTGAAGGCCAAAGAAGCCGGACTGGATGTGGCCGGCATCGCCTTCCATGTAGGCAGCCAGACTGTTTCGGCGGATCCCTATTTCCACGCCATGGACATTACCCGGGAACTGATGGCGGAAGCCCGGGCCAGGGGCCTTTCCATGCGGGTGCTGGACATCGGCGGCGGTTTCCCCATTCCGGAAACCGGGGTCCATTACAATCTGACAGCCCTGCTGGATCAGGTGGCTGCCCGGCTGCGGGAGGACTTCTCTGATCTGGAGATCTGGGCGGAACCGGGCCGGTACATGTGCGGCACGGCGGTGAACCTGATCACCCGGGTGATCGGGGAGAACGAACGGAACGGACAGAACTGGTATTTCCTGGATGACGGGATTTACGGGACCTTTTCCGGAGTGATCTTCGACCAGTGGGATTTCAAACTGATCAGCTTCAAGGACGGAAAAAAGATTCCTGCCACGTTTGCAGGACCCAGCTGCGATTCCCTGGACATCATGTTCCGGGGCAAGATGACGGAACCCCTGGAAGTGGGGGACCTGCTGCTGGTGCCGGTGTGCGGGGCTTATACATCGGCTTCCGCCACCACCTTCAACGGCTTCAAAAAAGCCCGGACGGTGATCTGGGAAGAAGTCCGGGAGGAACTGGGACTGGATGCCATGAGTGTGGCGGTGTAA
- the nagA gene encoding N-acetylglucosamine-6-phosphate deacetylase, translating into MKAICNGRFILPQEIREGQALVFDERIRGFCSPDRIPPEAERIDVQGAYVSPGFLNLHIHGCGGRDAMDGSREALETMSRLLPATGVTGWLPTTMTSSETAISQALSAIREARGRVPGAEILGANLEGPFISEKYKGAQKACHIRKACWELVEPFAGLIRLLTLAPETLEDMDFISRCRRAGIIVSLGHSDATWEEAARAVTAGASHITHLYNAMSPLHHRKPGLVGAALTLPVTCELIADGIHIHPAALALAIQAKGLDRVELITDSMRACLLGEGKSELGGQTVYVKDGRATLEDGTLAGSILTMDRAVRNIRSWAHLTLPQAVQLATVNPARELGLTDRGTLEPGKRADITVFDEDFRILGTYVKGSAVYTTDQ; encoded by the coding sequence ATGAAAGCCATATGCAACGGCAGATTTATTTTACCACAAGAAATCCGGGAGGGACAGGCACTGGTGTTCGATGAACGGATCCGGGGCTTCTGTTCCCCGGACCGGATCCCTCCGGAAGCGGAACGGATCGATGTCCAGGGTGCCTATGTGTCACCGGGATTCCTCAACCTTCACATCCACGGCTGCGGAGGCCGGGATGCCATGGACGGCAGCCGGGAAGCCCTGGAAACCATGAGCCGGCTGCTGCCCGCCACCGGGGTCACCGGCTGGCTCCCCACCACCATGACCTCCAGTGAAACCGCTATTTCCCAGGCTCTTTCCGCCATCCGGGAGGCCCGGGGCCGGGTTCCCGGGGCAGAGATCCTGGGGGCCAACCTGGAAGGCCCCTTCATCAGCGAAAAATACAAGGGTGCCCAGAAAGCCTGCCACATCCGGAAAGCCTGCTGGGAGCTGGTGGAACCCTTTGCCGGCCTGATCCGGCTCCTGACCCTGGCCCCGGAGACCCTGGAGGACATGGATTTCATTTCCCGCTGCCGCCGGGCCGGGATCATCGTTTCCCTGGGGCACAGCGACGCCACCTGGGAAGAGGCTGCCCGTGCCGTGACCGCCGGTGCCAGCCACATCACCCACCTGTACAACGCCATGAGCCCCCTCCATCACCGGAAGCCGGGGCTGGTGGGGGCGGCCCTGACCCTGCCGGTGACCTGTGAACTGATCGCCGACGGGATCCACATCCATCCGGCGGCCCTGGCCCTGGCCATCCAGGCCAAAGGGCTGGACCGGGTGGAACTGATCACCGATTCCATGCGGGCCTGCCTCCTGGGAGAAGGAAAAAGCGAGCTGGGGGGCCAGACCGTATACGTAAAAGACGGCCGGGCCACCCTGGAAGACGGCACCCTGGCCGGCAGCATCCTGACCATGGACCGGGCGGTCCGGAACATCCGCAGCTGGGCCCATCTGACCCTGCCCCAGGCCGTCCAGCTGGCCACCGTCAACCCGGCCAGGGAGCTGGGCCTCACCGACCGGGGCACCCTGGAACCGGGCAAACGGGCGGATATCACCGTGTTCGATGAAGATTTCCGGATTTTGGGGACATACGTAAAGGGGTCTGCGGTATATACCACAGACCAGTGA
- the murQ gene encoding N-acetylmuramic acid 6-phosphate etherase, whose product MIDLDRLSTEQRNPASVAIDKVSTQEMMEIINREDHKVADAVEKILPAIALAVDLVADRLSRGGRLFYMGSGTSGRLGILDAVECPPTYSTDPEQIQGLIAGGYEAIFRAKEGAEDSEEQGRDDIWNKELTPLDVVMGISASGRTPYVLGGMKEARERGCAVLGLCCSRQSAMAKLADLCLTVLPGPEVITGSTRMKAGTATKMVLNMITTGAMVKLGKVRGNLMIDVRATNEKLLERALHIVCTVTGCSREEARLSLARNRGSARKAVEEWEAAHGK is encoded by the coding sequence ATGATCGATTTGGACAGGCTTTCTACGGAACAGCGGAATCCCGCTTCCGTGGCCATTGATAAAGTATCTACACAGGAAATGATGGAAATCATCAACCGGGAAGACCACAAGGTGGCCGATGCAGTGGAAAAGATCCTGCCGGCCATTGCCCTGGCGGTGGACCTGGTGGCGGACCGGCTGAGCCGGGGCGGCCGGCTGTTCTACATGGGCAGCGGTACTTCCGGACGGCTGGGGATCCTGGATGCGGTGGAATGTCCGCCCACCTACAGCACGGATCCGGAACAGATCCAGGGGCTGATCGCCGGCGGCTATGAAGCCATCTTCCGGGCCAAAGAAGGGGCGGAAGACAGCGAGGAGCAGGGCCGGGACGATATCTGGAACAAGGAACTGACGCCGCTGGACGTGGTGATGGGGATCAGTGCTTCCGGCCGGACGCCCTATGTGCTGGGGGGGATGAAGGAAGCCCGGGAACGGGGCTGTGCCGTACTGGGCCTGTGCTGCAGCCGGCAGTCCGCTATGGCCAAACTGGCGGATCTGTGCCTGACGGTGCTGCCGGGGCCGGAAGTGATCACCGGATCCACCCGGATGAAGGCCGGCACGGCCACCAAAATGGTCCTGAACATGATTACCACCGGGGCCATGGTGAAACTGGGAAAAGTCCGGGGCAACCTGATGATCGATGTCCGGGCCACCAATGAAAAGCTGCTGGAACGGGCCCTCCACATTGTCTGCACCGTTACCGGCTGCAGCCGGGAAGAAGCCCGGCTGAGCCTGGCCCGGAACCGGGGCAGTGCCCGGAAGGCGGTAGAGGAATGGGAGGCGGCCCATGGAAAATAA
- a CDS encoding PTS transporter subunit EIIC — translation MENKELAREIFRIVGPGENVRQASHCMTRLRLQLDRQDVDRDALKKLPGVMGVNQAGPELQIILGPGKAAQVTEAFQALLQEAPDGTEPGKPDAQEPDLRAFAGKVGDGKELHEAIRARNATPGKLFLKRIAGIFVPLIPGFIGCGLLTGILNIVRRLDPQLAGHGFFQILGLAGSTVFWGMNLFVGWNAAREFGGSPVLGGALGALISHPGLAGLTLYGQPLTPGRGGVVAVLLAAALGALLEKKIRRMVPEALDLFLTPFLVLGIMAFATLCVFQPVGGWAAEGIGYAATEAVSRGGAFTGFVLGGLFLPLVMLGVHQGLTPIHAQLIAQYGYTILLPILAMAGGGQVGAALAVYLKTKDPRIRKVVASALPVGLLGVGEPLIYGVTLPLGRPFIGACIGGAAGGAVQAAFQVGAGALGISGLPLAPSTTNVPMYLLGLLVSYGVGFLATWVLGFEEKSAGGMQS, via the coding sequence ATGGAAAATAAGGAGCTGGCCCGGGAAATCTTCCGGATCGTGGGGCCCGGGGAAAACGTACGCCAGGCCAGCCACTGCATGACCCGGCTCCGGCTCCAGCTGGACCGCCAGGATGTGGACCGGGACGCTCTGAAGAAATTGCCCGGGGTCATGGGGGTCAACCAGGCCGGACCGGAGCTCCAAATCATCCTGGGGCCGGGAAAGGCAGCCCAGGTGACCGAGGCCTTCCAGGCCCTGCTCCAGGAAGCTCCGGACGGGACGGAACCGGGAAAGCCGGACGCACAGGAACCGGATCTCCGGGCGTTTGCCGGAAAAGTGGGGGACGGAAAAGAGCTCCATGAGGCCATCCGGGCCCGGAATGCCACCCCGGGAAAACTGTTTCTGAAACGGATCGCCGGGATCTTTGTACCCCTGATCCCCGGGTTCATCGGCTGCGGGCTCCTTACCGGGATCCTGAACATCGTCCGGCGTCTGGATCCCCAGCTGGCGGGCCATGGCTTTTTCCAGATCCTGGGTCTGGCCGGCAGTACCGTGTTCTGGGGCATGAATCTGTTTGTGGGCTGGAACGCCGCCCGGGAATTCGGCGGTTCCCCTGTGCTGGGAGGGGCCCTGGGGGCTCTCATCAGCCATCCGGGGCTGGCCGGGCTGACTTTGTACGGACAGCCCCTGACCCCGGGCCGGGGCGGCGTGGTGGCGGTGCTCCTGGCAGCAGCCTTGGGGGCCCTGCTGGAGAAAAAAATCCGCCGGATGGTCCCGGAGGCCCTGGACCTGTTCCTGACCCCCTTCCTGGTGCTGGGCATCATGGCCTTTGCCACCCTGTGCGTATTCCAGCCGGTGGGGGGCTGGGCGGCGGAAGGCATCGGCTATGCCGCCACGGAAGCGGTAAGCCGGGGCGGAGCCTTTACCGGTTTTGTGCTGGGCGGGCTCTTCCTGCCTCTGGTGATGCTGGGGGTCCATCAGGGGCTCACTCCCATCCATGCCCAGCTGATTGCCCAGTACGGGTACACCATCCTGCTGCCCATCCTGGCCATGGCCGGCGGCGGCCAGGTGGGCGCGGCCCTGGCGGTGTATCTGAAGACGAAGGATCCCCGGATCCGGAAAGTGGTGGCTTCCGCCCTGCCGGTGGGACTGCTGGGGGTGGGAGAACCTCTGATCTACGGGGTGACCCTGCCCCTGGGGCGGCCCTTTATCGGCGCCTGCATCGGAGGTGCTGCCGGGGGCGCGGTCCAGGCGGCCTTCCAGGTGGGGGCCGGAGCCCTGGGGATTTCCGGCCTGCCCCTGGCGCCCAGCACCACCAACGTGCCCATGTACCTGCTGGGTCTCCTGGTATCCTACGGCGTGGGATTCCTGGCCACCTGGGTGCTGGGGTTTGAGGAAAAGAGTGCAGGAGGCATGCAATCGTGA
- a CDS encoding MupG family TIM beta-alpha barrel fold protein encodes MTKLTKGISLYPGLGRPLEENLRRLEKAAELGITRLFLSFHIPETDPAAFDREVEPLLRRARSLGLETVGDLVPGRPVPEDLTFLRLDDGYTPEAMAALQKKYPDRTLVLNASALTEDQLETLDRQGVDLGRVAALHNFYPHPHTGLSEEYLLRQNRLFHRYGIPVGAFAASQSGKRGPLGEGLPTLEQARHRSVSLAARQLAALGIDGIYIGDDGPDRQELEALARVSGEVLELTLQVWEDRPLYGVLAGHVYETRPDEAEEVIRTVNSRALWKGVEIPEYPFRRCHAGDVTLDNPLYGRYAGELEICKTELPADRRVDVLGRIPEEERFLLRYLKGGKKFRFRVVEMNPRGSGI; translated from the coding sequence GTGACGAAACTGACAAAAGGCATATCTCTGTATCCTGGCCTGGGGCGGCCGCTGGAGGAGAATCTCCGGCGGCTGGAGAAGGCGGCGGAACTGGGGATCACCCGGCTGTTCCTGTCTTTCCACATCCCGGAGACGGATCCGGCCGCCTTTGACCGGGAAGTGGAGCCTTTGCTCCGGCGGGCCCGGTCCCTGGGCCTGGAAACGGTGGGGGATCTGGTGCCCGGGCGGCCGGTGCCGGAGGATCTGACCTTTCTGCGGCTGGATGACGGCTATACCCCGGAAGCCATGGCCGCCCTCCAGAAAAAGTATCCGGACCGGACCCTGGTGCTCAATGCCTCGGCCCTGACGGAGGACCAGCTGGAAACCCTGGACCGCCAGGGAGTGGACCTGGGCCGGGTGGCCGCTCTCCACAATTTCTATCCCCATCCCCATACCGGTCTTTCTGAAGAATATCTGCTCCGGCAGAACCGGCTGTTCCACCGGTACGGTATCCCGGTGGGCGCCTTTGCGGCCAGCCAGTCCGGGAAACGGGGCCCGCTTGGGGAAGGACTTCCCACCCTGGAACAAGCCCGGCACCGGAGTGTGTCCCTGGCTGCCCGGCAGCTGGCGGCCCTGGGGATTGACGGAATCTATATCGGGGATGATGGACCGGACCGGCAGGAACTGGAGGCCCTGGCCAGGGTTTCCGGGGAGGTGCTGGAACTGACCCTCCAGGTGTGGGAAGACCGTCCTCTGTACGGCGTCCTGGCCGGCCATGTGTATGAAACCCGGCCGGACGAGGCGGAAGAAGTGATCCGCACCGTCAACAGCCGGGCCCTGTGGAAGGGCGTGGAGATCCCGGAATATCCTTTCCGCCGCTGCCATGCCGGGGATGTGACGCTGGACAATCCCCTTTACGGCCGCTATGCCGGGGAACTGGAAATCTGCAAAACGGAACTTCCGGCGGACCGGCGGGTGGATGTGCTGGGTCGGATCCCGGAAGAGGAACGGTTCCTGCTCCGGTACCTGAAAGGCGGGAAGAAGTTCCGGTTCCGGGTGGTGGAAATGAACCCTCGCGGCTCCGGAATATGA